AAAATTCATTGCTCCGTATTAGCTGAGGATGCAGTAAAAGCAGCAATTGATGATTATAAGTCCAAGCATAAATCTACTGTTATAGAGTGAAAAAATGGCCATTACACTAACAGATGCAGCTGCAACACATATTCAGGGCTTTTTAGATAAGCGTGGCAGTGGTTTGGGATTGCGCCTAGGTGTGAAGACATCTGGTTGCTCTGGAATGGCGTATGTCATGGAGTTTGTTAATGAGGCCGCACCAGAAGATAAGCTATTTGAAAATAAAGCTATTAAAATTTATGTAGACCCAAAAAGCTTAATCTATATTGATGGTACAGAGCTTGATTATATGCGTGAAGGGCTTAGTGAGGGTTTTAAGTTTAATAATCCTAACGTGAGCGATGAGTGCGGATGTGGTGAAAGTTTTACTGTTTGATCATGTCTTCTTTGTCAAAAAAAAACTATTTTGAGTTTTTAGCTCTGCCTTGTGATTTTGATCTTGACCTAAGAGCACTTACTGACTGCTATCAATTACTTCAAAAAAACTTTCATCCCGACCGATATGCATCGAAACCTGATCATGAGCAACGATTGGCAATGCAACATAGCACTGAACTTAATGACGCTTATAGCATACTAAAAGATCCGGTTAAGCGCGGTTTTTATCTGCTGTCGCTTTATCAACCTGATGAGCAAAACCTGCCAGAGGAAGTTTCAATAAAAGATCCTGTTTTTTTGATGCAGCAATTTGAGCTCAGAGAAGAGCTGGAATCGATAAAAACAGCACCAGATAGTTTAGATCATCTGCTTCTGTTTATTAAGAAAACGGACGACTCTATCAGTGAAATCATTGAGCAATTGAAAACAGAGTTTAAAGAAATTTCGCCGAATAATTTATCAACCATTCAATCTACATTAAATAAAATACAGTTCATGGTGAAATTGCGGGAAGAAGCGTTTCTGCTTGAAGATGAGCTGATGGATTAATTTTAAAAACATGTCATTATTACAGATCAGCGAACCTGGGCAGTCTCCAGCCCCTCATCAAAGGCGTTTAGCTGCAGGAATTGATTTAGGAACCACGAATTCACTGGTAGCAACATCGCGCAGTGGTGTTGCTGATGTACTGCCTGATATTGAGGGATACCATCTGCTCCCTTCAATTGTCTCATATTCAAAAGATCAGCCAGTGATTGTGGGTCGGGTTGCTGCAGCAAAGGCTGTCTCTGACCCACTTAATACCATCGCATCGGTAAAGCGTTTGATGGGGCGTGGTATTGAAGATATCGTCCAAACAGGTAATAAATTACCTTATCAGTTCACAAAATCTGAGCAGGGAATGCCACGGA
The genomic region above belongs to Gammaproteobacteria bacterium and contains:
- the iscA gene encoding iron-sulfur cluster assembly protein IscA, yielding MAITLTDAAATHIQGFLDKRGSGLGLRLGVKTSGCSGMAYVMEFVNEAAPEDKLFENKAIKIYVDPKSLIYIDGTELDYMREGLSEGFKFNNPNVSDECGCGESFTV
- the hscB gene encoding Fe-S protein assembly co-chaperone HscB, whose product is MSSLSKKNYFEFLALPCDFDLDLRALTDCYQLLQKNFHPDRYASKPDHEQRLAMQHSTELNDAYSILKDPVKRGFYLLSLYQPDEQNLPEEVSIKDPVFLMQQFELREELESIKTAPDSLDHLLLFIKKTDDSISEIIEQLKTEFKEISPNNLSTIQSTLNKIQFMVKLREEAFLLEDELMD